A genomic stretch from Arthrobacter sp. KBS0702 includes:
- a CDS encoding alpha/beta hydrolase — MTFDPASYVFSQPSEPTAIRASTVLPARRENVELRTEDGHRLVGELAVPESGEIRATLITLHPLPTHGGFMDSHVYRKASYRLPGLAGIAVLRFNTRGTSSPRGTSQGAFEEGIGERLDVEAAVRFAVERGLPNRWLVGWSFGTELALMYGATEPVAAEIEGAILLSPPLHRATDVHLKEWAASGKPLKVLVPEHDDYLQPAAAADRFSLVPQADVVGVDGAKHLWVGEKYAGRVLNEIVAGVLPGGAAAALPEEWDGPVATAHS; from the coding sequence ATGACTTTTGACCCGGCGTCCTACGTGTTCAGCCAGCCTTCCGAACCCACTGCAATCCGTGCCTCGACCGTCCTCCCGGCACGCCGAGAAAACGTGGAACTCCGCACCGAGGACGGGCACCGGCTGGTCGGCGAGCTGGCTGTTCCGGAGTCCGGGGAGATCAGGGCCACCCTGATCACCCTGCATCCGCTGCCGACGCACGGCGGCTTCATGGACTCCCACGTCTACCGCAAGGCCTCCTACCGGCTGCCTGGCCTCGCCGGCATTGCGGTACTCCGGTTCAACACGCGCGGGACCTCCTCGCCGCGTGGGACCAGCCAGGGTGCCTTTGAGGAGGGCATCGGCGAACGGCTCGACGTCGAGGCGGCGGTCCGCTTCGCTGTCGAGCGCGGACTGCCGAACCGCTGGCTGGTCGGCTGGTCCTTCGGCACCGAGCTCGCCCTGATGTACGGCGCCACCGAACCGGTCGCCGCCGAAATCGAGGGTGCCATCCTGCTTTCGCCGCCGCTGCACCGGGCCACGGACGTCCACCTCAAGGAATGGGCCGCCTCGGGCAAGCCGCTGAAGGTCCTGGTCCCCGAACACGACGACTACCTGCAGCCGGCGGCCGCCGCGGATCGCTTCAGCCTGGTGCCGCAGGCCGACGTCGTGGGTGTCGACGGCGCCAAGCACCTCTGGGTGGGCGAGAAGTACGCCGGGCGGGTGCTCAACGAGATCGTGGCCGGGGTGCTGCCGGG
- a CDS encoding ATP/GTP-binding protein: MPRSNRPRRAVSGKARSGKASSGQGAGRAAGGKHAAGPAPELDLERARTGIARRESAPDGEWMVRSISASRAGKTYVCPGCFTAVTPGTAHLVVWSEDHIFGAAAGLAERRHWHSNCWTSRSYRYR, encoded by the coding sequence ATGCCGCGTTCCAACCGACCCCGCCGCGCCGTGTCCGGAAAAGCCCGGTCCGGTAAGGCCTCCTCCGGCCAGGGCGCCGGACGGGCGGCCGGCGGCAAACACGCTGCAGGTCCCGCCCCGGAACTGGACCTGGAGCGCGCCCGCACCGGGATCGCGCGACGGGAGAGCGCCCCCGACGGCGAATGGATGGTCCGCTCGATCTCCGCCAGCCGGGCCGGGAAGACCTACGTCTGCCCGGGCTGCTTCACCGCCGTGACACCGGGCACCGCACATCTCGTGGTCTGGTCCGAGGACCACATCTTCGGCGCGGCCGCGGGCCTCGCCGAGCGGCGGCACTGGCACTCCAACTGCTGGACCTCGCGCAGTTACCGGTACCGCTGA